From the Mesoplasma syrphidae genome, the window GCGAAATTCTATGAATCTCAATCCAAAAATTTATGAGGTAATGCTGAAGTCTATTTACCCTGATACGAAATTAATGGAAATTGATTTTATAATTTGAAGTTTTGAATTCCGGGACTTGCTAATATTGCAGATGCTCCTGGAGGGTGAAGGGATATAGATTTTCCTTCTGGACATACGTTAGCAATGTTTTGCTTCTTATCTAATATCTTTTATTTCGTAGGAAGAAATAAGCCCAAAGTGTCCAAATTGACTAAAACAGCTACTTATCTTTGAATTCCTCATTTACTAATTATGATGACCACATTATGTGTTGCTAGAAGCCACTGACTAACTGATGTCTTCTTTAGTTGTATGGTATCAATTCCCGGAATGTATTTAATTGCTTTTAAAGCTGAAAAAGTTTGTCTTAAAATTAATTTGCGTTGAGCTAATAAATGCAAGGAATCAGTAGGCGATGCAAATTTAGTTTTTAACAATAAAAGAGCATTCTTAGGAATTGAAAAATATGGAACTATTTGAAATTTGAAGTCTTTCAAATATAGTGCCAATTTTGACAATAAAGTGGACAAGCATATTAAAAAGATTAAAGTGCAAAAATCACAATTGACTATCTCACTAAATACTGATAATGATTTTGCCAAAAAGCAAATCAAAAGCTTAAGAAAAGAGTAAAAAAAATGAAATCAATTATTGATTTCATTTTTTTTATAAAGGAAGATCTCGTTTTTTAAAGATATATATTCCTGCGCCATATAGGAATACTGAAATTGCTAGTAAAGCGGCAATTTGAGGCAATCAGGTGTTGACACTACTAATATTAATCTTTTCAGGCTTAAACAAGGTTAATAATGAAAGATAATTCAAATATTCAATGTTTAGCTGAGGTATTGATGCCAACAAAGATAAAACTATAAATGCAGAAGGAATTCCTGCTCCAAAAATTAAAGAAAATGTTGCCTTATTAAAATAGCATGAAGCAAGTCATGAAATTCCTGCAAAAGAAAGCAAAAGAAGTGTTCAATTGATTGTCATTACTGTTCACAAATGAATTGGCATTGAAATATTGAATATTCCAATAAAAATGCACCCAATAACAAAATGAGTAAGTGTTCAGCAAATAACACTGCCGCTAAAAAAAATCATTTTAGTGGTCAAAATTTTTGTACGTGATAATGGTGTTGACAAATAATAAGCCATATCGCCTTTTTCGACCTCAACAGCAACTAATTTATTTCCTGTAACAACTATGTATACTAATGGCAAGTTGATTCCAAGAGAAGTCAAAAACCCTCCCAAAACATTTACAACAGAGTTACTTTCAGCAGAACTGCCTATAGTTTTTAAAAACAAAATAAAAATCAAAAGTGAGGCGCCCAAGGTAACACTTCATAAAATTCAGTTACTACTAATTGATTTTTTTAATAAATGTAAATTAAACATTAGATTCTCCTTCTGATTTATAAAATTTCATAAAATATTTTTCTAATGAAAAAGGAATTTCCGATACCATTTCAATTTTGAAATTAGCCAGTTTTTTAAAAAATTCTTTAACCTCTTCAGGTTTTACGTTGTAAATGTAGGTTAGTTTTTCTTTGTCGGTATAAAATTCGGATCATTGCATAAACTCATCACTACCATAAGTAATTTTATAATAGCGCTTATTTTTACTACGAAGCTCATGTAGATCAACGTGCGAAATAATTCGCCCGCTTTTAATAATTGCTACCTCGTCACAAGTTTTTTCAACTTCCTCAAAAATATGTGAACTCATTAAAATTGTTTGTCCATTAGCCTTTGCTCGCTGAATTGTATCCACAAACTTTTGCTGCATTAAAGGATCTAAACCAGCTGTTGGTTCATCAAGAATGACTATTTTAGGATTATGCATAAATGCGATTACCAGTCCGACTTTTTGCTTCATTCCTTTAGACATTTTTTTAATTTTTAAATTAGGATTAAATTCCCAATAGGCAATCAATTTTTCAACTTCAGCTCAATTTTTTTGATTTCGCAAATTGTATATTAGCTTAATAAATTTTCACCCTGTCATGTTATCAGGAAAAGATATTTCTCCGGGTAAATAACCGGTATCGTTTTGAACAAGCGCTGCCTGCGTTCAAGTGTCTAATCCATTTATAAGACTTTGACCCTTATTAGGTTTTATATATCCCATAAGAGTTCTAATTGTAGTTGATTTTCCAGCACCATTAGGTCCCAAATAACCAAAAATTCTACCCTCTTCTACTTCCAAGTCAATATCATAAATACCATAGCCATTTGAGTATATTTTTGTCAAATTTGCTACCTGAATAATTTTCATAATTACCTCCCGATTTATAAACAAAATTATACCTTATAAATAAAATAATATATATTCTTTTATTGTTTAATAATTCCTTTGAAAAATTTGCAATTTTGTTTATAATTATATAGGTAATTAAATAGGGGCATAGTTCAGTTGGCAGAACATCGGTCTTCAAAACCGAGTGTCGCGAGTTCGAGTCTTGCTGCCCCTGCCATTAAAAAATTATGTCGCACTTTTGGTGCGATTTTATTTCAAATAGGGACGTAGTTCAATGGTAGAACGTCGGTCTCCAAAACCGAGCGTTGAGGGTTCGATTCCTTTCGTCCCTGCCACATGATAATAAAAAAATCACTTGATATACACAAGTGATTTTTTTATTTTAGTTAGTTTCAGTTAACTCCAGAAGCTTTTCTGTTTTTTCCGTAAGTTGATTTCCCAGCTTTTTTAAATCCACTTGCACGTGAGTCTTTGTTGCGTTCTCTTAAAGAACCAAAGCCTGAATTAATGTCAGTATCACGCTTACGTGAATTACTAGAATTACTTGCTTTTCTTGCTCCAGGTTTTGATGCAGAATTATAGCTTCCATGACCACTTTTGGAACTACTATTGTTACGTGAATTAGAGCTTGAACGATTTCTTCCAAAGTTTGAATCACGTGATCCAAATGATTTTTCTGAACGTTGTGTTTTAGTTACGCCATATTCTTCATGGCCCATTTCATCAATCACAATTTTATAAG encodes:
- a CDS encoding ABC transporter ATP-binding protein, with product MKIIQVANLTKIYSNGYGIYDIDLEVEEGRIFGYLGPNGAGKSTTIRTLMGYIKPNKGQSLINGLDTWTQAALVQNDTGYLPGEISFPDNMTGWKFIKLIYNLRNQKNWAEVEKLIAYWEFNPNLKIKKMSKGMKQKVGLVIAFMHNPKIVILDEPTAGLDPLMQQKFVDTIQRAKANGQTILMSSHIFEEVEKTCDEVAIIKSGRIISHVDLHELRSKNKRYYKITYGSDEFMQWSEFYTDKEKLTYIYNVKPEEVKEFFKKLANFKIEMVSEIPFSLEKYFMKFYKSEGESNV
- a CDS encoding ABC transporter permease subunit, producing the protein MFNLHLLKKSISSNWILWSVTLGASLLIFILFLKTIGSSAESNSVVNVLGGFLTSLGINLPLVYIVVTGNKLVAVEVEKGDMAYYLSTPLSRTKILTTKMIFFSGSVICWTLTHFVIGCIFIGIFNISMPIHLWTVMTINWTLLLLSFAGISWLASCYFNKATFSLIFGAGIPSAFIVLSLLASIPQLNIEYLNYLSLLTLFKPEKINISSVNTWLPQIAALLAISVFLYGAGIYIFKKRDLPL